The following is a genomic window from Amycolatopsis sp. BJA-103.
GGTGCCGGACAATCCGCAGGGCTGGCTGTTCCGGGCCGCGCGGAACCGGGCGATGGACGTCGTCCGGCGGGAACGGACGTTGCGAACGCTGCTGCCGAGGCTCGCAGAGCTCGACGAATACGAAGCCGACCGGCGCACGGACGACGAGCTCGTGCTGATGCTGCTGTGCTGTCATCCCGCGCTGCCGACGGTTTCGCAGGTGGCGCTGACGTTGAAGACCGTCGGCGGGCTCGGGGTGAACGAGATCGCGGCGGCGTTGCTGACGAAACCGGCGACGGTCGCGCAACGACTGGTGCGGGCGAAGAAGTGGTTGAGGGAGTCCGGGAAACCGCTCACCCTGCCCGGCCCGGACGCACTGGAGTCCAGAGTGGACAGTGTGCTCGCCGTGCTCTACCTGTTGTTCAACGAGGGCTATGACGCGACGACCGGCGAGGTCGCGGTGCGCGGCGAACTGTGCGGTGAGGCGATCCGGCTGGGACGGCTGCTGCTGGCCGAGCCGAAGACGGACCTGCCGCGGGTGCGGGCATTGGTCGCGCTGATGCTGCTGCAGGCGAGCAGGCTGCCCGCGCGGGTCGACCGCGACGGTGATCTGCTGCTGCTCCAGGAGCAGGATCGCGGCCGGTGGGACCACGCGATGATCGCCGAGGGAACGCGGCTGTTCGAGCGGGCGTGCACCGGGGCGGAGATGTCGGCGTACCACGTCGAAGCGGCGATCGCGCTGTGCCACGGCACGGCCTCGCCACCTGACTGGCGCCGCATCGTCGGGCTCTACGACGACTTACTGGCGCTGCGGCCTTCGCCGGTGGCCCGGCTGAACCGGGCGATCGCACTGTCCATGGTGGACGGTGCCGCTGCCGGGATCGCGGAACTCGAAGCCGTCGAGGCCGACCTGCCGGACTACACGCTGCTGCCCGCCGTCCTCGGCGCGCTCTGGCAGCGCGCCGGCGACCCGGCCCGCGCCGCCGCCCACTACCGTCGGGCGCTCGCGCTACCTTGCTCGGACCCGCAGCGCCGCTTCCTCACCCGACGCCTCACAGCCTGTGATCCGACCCCCTGACCAGCACTTTCCCCTTTGACCGCGCCCCCGTCCCAGGGCAATGCCACTTACTTAAGGGCAGTTTCCGCAGCTAAACGGGCTTCAGACACCCTCCCGTCCTAAATCCTAAGCGGACAGTCAGCTGCGATGGCATCCCTCTGATCAGCGAAAATGCATTAGTGAGCGGAAGGGTAAAGGTGGCGTGTTCGCGGGCGGTTTGGTGACTGTGAGACACCAGCCCTGGGTGGCATCGACCGTGTGGATTTTGGTGCGTTGGATGACCGGAAATCCACACAGTCTGTCGTGACCGGACCGGTCACGACAGCCGGGTGGCCTTGACGACCCCCGCACCAGCGTATCGGGAGGGGGCGACGGGGAGCGGGATCCGCGGGGTTTGGGGGAGGAGTTGTCCACAACGGTGGTGGGGTGTGGACAAGTGGGGGACGAGGGGGCCTTGGGGGCACGCGCTGTCGGCGGGCATGACGCGAACGCCACTTTCGCAACGTTCAAGGTTGCGAAAGTGGCATTCGCAACGCGCCAGGTCCGCGCGAAGTAGCGAAGCAAGGGCCCGATACCCGTGGTTCACGCGGACAGGGTTATCTGGGGGAGTGAACTGGATCGCGTATGTCGACGGGTATTGCGAACGTCTCGCCCCGGGGCTGTGGGGCGAGCCGCTCAACAGTCTCAGCAACCTCGCGTTCCTGGTCGCCGCGATCGCCGTCTGGCGGCAACCGAAGGGCCGCGTCCTCGCGACCCTCATCGGCCTCGTGTTCCTCGGCAGTACGGCCTTCCACCTGCTCGCCACCCGCTGGTCCGCGGCCGCCGACAGCGCCTTCATCCTGGTGTTCGTCCTGTATTACGCGGCGGTGTTCCCCCGCGTGTTCTTCGGCGCGAGCCGCAAGGTCTCCTGGCTCGGCATCCCGGTGTTCCTCGCGTTCACCGCGATCGTCGCCTCACTCGGCGGCGGCCTGTACCTGTCCGCGCTGATCGGGCTCGTGGTCTTCGCGATCGTGCTCAAGGGGGCGGATCGCCGCAGGTTCGCCGTCGCCGCGGGCGTCTTCGGGGTGTCCCTTTCGTTCCGCACGGCCGATCACACCGTCTGCGGCAACTTCCCCGCCGGGACCCACTTCGCCTGGCACCTGCTGAACGGCCTCGTCCTCTACCTGGTGGCCACCGCGGCTACGAAGAAGGCCGCGCCCAAACCGGACGCGGCCCCTTCGCAGACCTGAGCTAGTGAACGCCGATCTCGCGGAGATCCTTGTCGTGCTCGTCGGCGTGGTAGTCCTCGGGCTCGGTGTCGTCCGTGCCGTTGAAGACCTTCATCTGCCGCGCGATCACCGTGAAGATCACCGCGATCAGCAGGTTCGCCGCCAACGCCACGAAACCGACGTAGATCTGCAGCGGCGAGCCGCTGAACGGGTGCCAGCCGAAGATCGACAGGTCGCCGAGTTTCAAGGCAGAGCCGCCGAAGTGCGCCTTGCCGGTCGCCGCGTTCGGGATGTTGTAGAGCATGACCAGGCCCCAGCCGATGCCCACGATCCAGCCGGCGATCAGGCCCCAGCGGTGGAACCACCGCGTGTAGAGCGAGATCGCCACCGTGGGCAGCGTCTGCAGGATCAGCACCCCGCCGATGAGCTGCAGGTCGATCGAGAACTGCGGATCGATGAACAGGATGAACGCCACCGCGCCGAACTTCACGATCAGCGAAGCGAGCTTGGCCTGCTTCGCTTCTTGGCCCGGTGTCGCGTCCTTCTTGATGTACTCCTTGTAGATGTTGCGGGTCCACAGGTTGGCCGCCGCGATCGACATGATCGCCGCGGGCACCAGCGCGCCGATGCCGATCGCGGCGAACGCGATGCCCGCGAACCACGACGAGAACTGCGAGTCGAACAGCACCGGGACGACGGTGTTCGTGTCGGGTTTGCCGGTGGCGTTGTTGGTGATCGGTGAGACCGACGCGCTGATCGCCACGTAGCCGAGCAGCGCCAGCAGGCCCAGGACCAGCGAGTACGCCGGGAGCGCGACCATGTTCCGCTTGATCACGCTGCGGCCGCGCGAGGCGAGCACGCTGGTGAGCGAATGCGGGTACAGGAACAGCGCGAGCGCCGAACCGAGTGCCAGCGTGGCGTACTGCAACTGGTTGTTCGCGTTGAGCAGGATGCCGTCCGAGGGGTTCGGCGTCTTGTCGAACTTCGCGTCGGCCGCGTCGAAGATCGCCGACCAGCCGCCGAGCTTCGAGGGCAGGTAGATGATCGCCACGATGATCACGAGGTAGATCAGGATGTCCTTGACGAACGCGATCAGCGCGGGCGCGCGCAGGCCGGACTGGTAGGTGTAGACCGCCAGGATGACGAAGGCGACCAGCAGCGGCAGGTGACCGACGACGCCGGAGCCGTTGATGCCCATGGTCCGCAGCACCGCTTCGAGGCCGACGAGCTGCAGCGCGATGTACGGCATCGTCGCGATGATCCCGGTGATCGCGATCAGCAGCGCCAGCGTCGGCGAACCGAACCGGCCGCGGACGAAGTCGGCGGGCGTGACGTAGCCGCGGACCCGGGAGACCGACCACATGCGCAGCGCGGGCATCAGCACGATCGGGTAGACGATGATCGTGTACGGCAGGGCGAACATGCCCATCGCGCCGGCGCTGAACATCAGCGCGGGAACGGCCACGAAGGTGTACGCCGTGTAGAGGTCACCGCCGAGCAGGAACCAGGTGATCCACGACCCGAACTTGCGGCCGCCGAGGCCCCATTCGTCCAGATGGTCGAGGGTGTTGCCCGCCTTCCAGCGCGACGCGACGAAGCCGAGGACGGTGACCACCGCGAAGAGGATCGTGAAGATGATCAGCTCGGGCCACTGGATGTTGCTCACTTGACGTCCCCCTCGTCGAGCTCGTCCACGGACAACCGGTCGGGACGCTCACTGGTCGGCTTGTCCTTGGTCATCACGAAGACGATCCAGGTGCACAGGACGCCGACGGCCACGAACACGAACTGGAACCAGTAGAAGAACGGCATCCCGAACAGCCGAGGGCCGTCCGAGTTGAACAAGGACGTGATCAGCACCAGCAACGGGATGACCAGCAGGAGGTTCCACGGGCTGAACTGAAAGCCCCTCACCTTCCCGTCTGCCTTACCTGACGCCATCGGACCTCACCTAACATTCCCGTACCCCGGATGGACCCGATGACCCTAGAACCTCTCCCCCACCCGGGTCACGCGCGCCCGATATCGATTTGATCAGCGACGCCCGATCCGACGAAGGGCGGTTGCCGTCCCGCTCCCCGCCGGATATCAATA
Proteins encoded in this region:
- a CDS encoding RNA polymerase sigma factor, with product MSRPAGVVEHLFRHSAGRIVATLARALGPERLDLAEEAVADALEQALRSWPRSGVPDNPQGWLFRAARNRAMDVVRRERTLRTLLPRLAELDEYEADRRTDDELVLMLLCCHPALPTVSQVALTLKTVGGLGVNEIAAALLTKPATVAQRLVRAKKWLRESGKPLTLPGPDALESRVDSVLAVLYLLFNEGYDATTGEVAVRGELCGEAIRLGRLLLAEPKTDLPRVRALVALMLLQASRLPARVDRDGDLLLLQEQDRGRWDHAMIAEGTRLFERACTGAEMSAYHVEAAIALCHGTASPPDWRRIVGLYDDLLALRPSPVARLNRAIALSMVDGAAAGIAELEAVEADLPDYTLLPAVLGALWQRAGDPARAAAHYRRALALPCSDPQRRFLTRRLTACDPTP
- the mctP gene encoding monocarboxylate uptake permease MctP, encoding MSNIQWPELIIFTILFAVVTVLGFVASRWKAGNTLDHLDEWGLGGRKFGSWITWFLLGGDLYTAYTFVAVPALMFSAGAMGMFALPYTIIVYPIVLMPALRMWSVSRVRGYVTPADFVRGRFGSPTLALLIAITGIIATMPYIALQLVGLEAVLRTMGINGSGVVGHLPLLVAFVILAVYTYQSGLRAPALIAFVKDILIYLVIIVAIIYLPSKLGGWSAIFDAADAKFDKTPNPSDGILLNANNQLQYATLALGSALALFLYPHSLTSVLASRGRSVIKRNMVALPAYSLVLGLLALLGYVAISASVSPITNNATGKPDTNTVVPVLFDSQFSSWFAGIAFAAIGIGALVPAAIMSIAAANLWTRNIYKEYIKKDATPGQEAKQAKLASLIVKFGAVAFILFIDPQFSIDLQLIGGVLILQTLPTVAISLYTRWFHRWGLIAGWIVGIGWGLVMLYNIPNAATGKAHFGGSALKLGDLSIFGWHPFSGSPLQIYVGFVALAANLLIAVIFTVIARQMKVFNGTDDTEPEDYHADEHDKDLREIGVH
- a CDS encoding DUF3311 domain-containing protein, producing the protein MASGKADGKVRGFQFSPWNLLLVIPLLVLITSLFNSDGPRLFGMPFFYWFQFVFVAVGVLCTWIVFVMTKDKPTSERPDRLSVDELDEGDVK